The following are encoded together in the Osmia lignaria lignaria isolate PbOS001 chromosome 6, iyOsmLign1, whole genome shotgun sequence genome:
- the LOC117607729 gene encoding acyl-CoA Delta-9 desaturase-like: MESEATKENETYEVEEVFHKESVGTDKNYKHEYLWTHIVAHSILQIGWLIGIYTTFVYAKAATILWAVFVGFLAGQGVGIGAHRGYSHKCFKSTLPLKVALLVCQTMAGQNSMFTWSRDHRVHHKYSDTDLDPHNANRGLFFSHIGWMMAKKHPLLRKKQMEIDVEDLLQDKLLMFQHKYFVYLYVLLAVIIPVGVPIYFWNESLWSSLFTVYFFPYVTNLHSTWSTNSFAHHFGRKPYDSRIRATDSPISSILTMGEGWHNFHHAFPWDYRMGRKFSLSASLLDLLAYLGLAYDLKIAAPNVIQGHMKRHGDKIGQQMVKEVIESTRLRKDANESIRSM; this comes from the exons ATGGAAAGTGAAGCAACGAAGGAGAATGAAACGTACGAGGTCGAAGAAGTGTTTCACAAAGAAAGTGTTGGAAccgataaaaattataaacacgAGTATCTTTGGACACACATAGTGGCTCATAGTATTCTTCAAATTGGATGGTTAATTGGAATCTATACCACGTTTGTCTATGCTAAAGCGGCCACCATTTTATGGG CGGTTTTCGTTGGATTTTTGGCGGGTCAAGGAGTAGGGATCGGGGCGCACCGTGGCTACTCTCATAAATGCTTCAAATCGACCCTTCCTTTAAAAGTGGCTCTACTCGTCTGCCAAACAATGGCAGGCcag aatAGTATGTTCACTTGGTCGAGAGATCACAGAGTTCATCACAAATACAGCGATACTGATCTAGATCCTCATAACGCAAACCGAGGATTGTTCTTCTCCCATATAGGCTGGATGATGGCTAAAAAACATCCATTACTGAGAAAAAAACAGATGGAAATTGACGTTGAAGATTTATTGCAGGACAAACTGCTCATGTTTCAGCACAA GTACTTCGTCTATTTATATGTTCTATTGGCAGTAATAATTCCAGTGGGAGTGCCAATATATTTTTGGAACGAATCTCTCTGGTCTTCACTTTTCACGGTTTACTTCTTTCCATATGTCACTAATTTACATTCTACTTGGTCTACTAATTCATTTGCTCATCATTTCGGAAGGAAACCCTACGACTC gAGGATCAGAGCAACCGATTCTCCGATTTCCTCGATCCTGACAATGGGCGAAGGTTGGCACAATTTCCATCACGCTTTCCCATGGGATTATCGGATGGGACGGAAGTTTAGCCTGAGCGCCTCATTGCTCGACCTGCTCGCGTATCTCGGGCTGGCGTACGATCTCAAGATCGCAGCGCCCAACGTTATTCAAGGGCACATGAAGAGGCATGGAGATAAAATTGGCCAACAAATGGTCAAGGAAGTAATCGAATCAACGCGGCTGCGAAAGGATGCGAACGAGAGTATACGTTCCATGTGA
- the crp gene encoding transcription factor cropped isoform X2 codes for MEQEKRMRREIANSNERRRMQSINAGFQSLRTLLPHHEGEKLSKAAILQQTAEYIYQLEQEKTQLLSQNCHLKRLVNQHEGGDVPTKKRKPESQGGVVVSLPMHVSESGDEGLGSMSPEPLSVITVTTEGHSVVNSEVVELRRQLERERHARLHLEKQMRAIQSQLYPERFRDNQLITYQPHEVIEHTDNVIAQETEEAVAALQVVSVVSMPPVGSTQTVESSSPDPSSPSLSPQPADMVTEEIKEEEAGPESPKIVAFSQNQVFTAIEEPTTADSFSSHVTYAASIGDFKTQSPEYITSSPTRPFSPDAEPQRLPSVLEAAMKAEPKVEVERLPSPSNTLDDGSPQARLYLGNSTSRQNLETIVEAIRHLEGDHLFSDEPAQDVPLALTNKQTAAVVVTTSNKCSTTSSTTTSSSTVAKQRLLQAEFLQFHRQQQQAQQRPGVIVVKHS; via the exons GCTGCGATACTACAGCAGACCGCCGAATACATTTACCAGCTGGAGCAAGAAAAGACCCAGCTGCTTTCACAGAACTGTCACCTGAAACGACTGGTCAATCAGCACGAGGGTGGCGATGTACCGACTAAAAAACGCAAGCCGGAAAGTCAag GAGGAGTAGTGGTTAGCCTACCGATGCACGTTAGCGAGAGCGGTGACGAAGGATTGGGCAGCATGTCTCCGGAACCGTTGTCGGTAATCACGGTGACCACAGAGGGACATTCCGTGGTCAACAGCGAGGTAGTGGAGCTGAGACGACAGTTGGAAAGAGAACGCCACGCGAGGTTGCATCTGGAGAAGCAGATGAGAGCTATACAAAGTCAACTGTACCCAGAAAGATTTCGGGACAATCAGCTGATCACTTATCAACCGCACGAg GTGATCGAACACACGGACAACGTGATCGCTCAGGAGACCGAGGAAGCGGTCGCCGCGCTCCAGGTAGTTTCCGTGGTATCCATGCCACCGGTTGGCTCCACGCAGACCGTGGAATCGTCTAGTCCAGACCCGAGTTCACCGTCGCTGTCTCCGCAGCCCGCCGACATGGTTACAGAGGAGATCAAAGAGGAGGAAGCCGGGCCGGAGAGTCCGAAGATCGTCGCGTTCAGTCAAAACCAGGTGTTTACTGCGATCGAGGAGCCGACCACCGCGGACTCCTTCTCGAGTCACGTCACGTACGCCGCCAGTATAGGGGATTTCAAAACCCAGTCGCCGGAATACATCACCAGTAGCCCTACCAGGCCATTCTCGCCGGACGCGGAACCTCAACGGTTACCTAGCGTCCTGGAGGCGGCTATGAAAGCCGAGCCTAAGGTCGAGGTCGAGAG GTTGCCGTCGCCATCGAACACCCTGGACGACGGTTCTCCTCAGGCAAGGCTGTACCTGGGGAACTCGACCTCTCGACAGAACCTGGAGACGATCGTCGAAGCGATACGTCATCTGGAGGGAGATCATCTGTTCAGCGACGAGCCGGCGCAGGATGTGCCACTGGCGTTAACCAACAAACAGACCGCGGCAGTGGTTGTGACCACGTCGAACAAATGCTCGACGACGAGCAGCACGACGACCTCTTCGTCGACGGTGGCGAAGCAGCGGCTACTCCAGGCCGAGTTCCTCCAGTTCCACAGGCAACAACAGCAGGCCCAGCAGCGACCCGGCGTGATCGTGGTGAAGCATTCGTGA